GGCGCTTACAAAATAAGCAGTGAAACGGCTCAATATGGTGCGGTGCCTGTTAATGAGCTTGTTGAAAACCTCAAAAGAAGGTTTTCACAGACTATAAAGGTAATTGAGGAGATTCCAAAGGTTAATATACCCAAGGATACTTTTGTAACCATTAACGGAACTGAACAGATAGTTAACAAAATGAAAAACCTGATAAATGAAGCTCAATACAGGATATATATATCAATAGCCAGAAATCAGCTGGAACTTGTTCTCAAGGAACTTATCAGTGCAAAGGAGAGAGGACTCAAAGTAGTTCTGATAACCTCTGATTGTACCGGCATGGAAGGCTTTACATGTTATAGGTCCCAAAAGAAGCCCGGAAGCGTCAGGCTTATTACAGATTCCTCCAACGTTCTGACAGGACATTTAAGTGAATTTGATGCTACAGGATTATTTTCAATGAATAAAAATATGGTTGATGTTATAAAAGATTCTTTAACTAACGAAATCAAACTGATAAATATTGAAAATAATCAGAATTGAAAATAGAACCTATATATCAAAAGAGGTTTATAAATATTACAAATTAAATTAAGAGAGGTGTACATTATGACAGAATACTATTCAACAAAAACAAACTTTTTCGGTAATTCAAATCCGGATAAACTAATAAAGGAATATGGGAGTCCCTTGTATGTCTACAATGAAAAAATATTGAGACAAAAATGCAGAGATATGAAGAATCTTGTGGATTACAAAAACTTCATTCCCAACTATTCTATAAAGGCAAATTCAAACCTTACTATTCTAAAAATTGTCAAGGAAGAAGGCCTTAGAGCTGATGCCATGTCTGCAGGAGAAATCCAGCTTTTGCTTCACGCAGGGTTTAAGCCTGAAAATCTGTTTTTTGTGCCAAACAACGTATCAGAATCAGAATTAAAGTATGCGGTTGACAATG
This region of Clostridium sp. BNL1100 genomic DNA includes:
- a CDS encoding TrmB family transcriptional regulator: MLQVDIIDALMQAGFTRHESVLYVTLCREGELTGYEASKLTGIPRSNAYLGLAGLCDKGGAYKISSETAQYGAVPVNELVENLKRRFSQTIKVIEEIPKVNIPKDTFVTINGTEQIVNKMKNLINEAQYRIYISIARNQLELVLKELISAKERGLKVVLITSDCTGMEGFTCYRSQKKPGSVRLITDSSNVLTGHLSEFDATGLFSMNKNMVDVIKDSLTNEIKLINIENNQN